CTCGCCGAAGGGCAGCGGCCGCTCGTCGTCTATGCCGAAGAGTGCGATCCCAAGACCAACCCCGACTACTGGCACTACAAGCGCCAGCATTTCGGCGGGGATGACGGCATCGAGTTTCTCGACGCCGAGATGCTCATGAAACTGATCACGGGTTCGCCCACGGCGACCCATCTGACGATCACGATGACCGACGCCAGCCTCTCGGTCTCCCTGATCCGCCGCTGACCGCCGGGCCGAGCAGGCCCGCTCCCCGAACTCCTTCGCGATCATCGCTCCGGCCGGGAAGCGCCCGGCTGGCCGATGGCGCGCGCGTTTAACCCAGGAGCATATCTCATGGCGCAGGACGATCCTTTCACCATCGACCTCTTCGGCAATACGGCTCTTTCCTCCGGGCTCGGTCTCGGCGTCACGGCGTTCGCCGGCGACTTCACGGTCGAGTCCAATGACGACGACGATCCGGAGCCCCCGACACCCGCGCCCGCAGTAGCGAGGCAGGCGGTCGCACGTCCTGCCTCGGCCGTGGCGCGCCCGCGCGGCAGCAATTTCTATCTCGCCGGCGATCGCGCTCTGGCGAAGGGCTGGAAGGCCCGTGCCCGCGACAACATCCGGGCGATCCGGCTGGCCGCCGAGATCGAGGCTGCTGACCGCCCGGCCACGCGCGAGGAGCAGGCGCACCTGATCCGGTTCACAGGCTTCGGCGCGTCCGGTCTCGCCAATGGCGTTTTTCGCCGGCCCGGCGAGACTGCCTTCCGCCAGAGCTGGGAAGAGCTCGGCGCCGAACTGCAGGATGCCGTGAGCGAGGGCGACTACGCCTCGCTCGCCCGCTGCACGCAATACGCCCATTTCACCCCGGAGTTCATCGTCCGGGCGATCTGGGCCGGACTCCAGCGTCTCGGCTGGCGCGGCGGCCGCGTGCTCGAGCCCGGCATCGGCACGGGACTGTTTCCGGCGCTGATGCCGAAATCCCTGCGCAACGTGTCCCATGTCACCGGGGTCGAGCTTGATCCGGTCACGGCGCGGATCGCGCGCCTGCTCCAGCCGCGAGCCCGGATCATTGGCGGTGACTTCGCCCGCACTGACCTGCCGGCGAGTTTTGATCTCGCCATCGGCAATCCGCCCTTCTCCGATCGCAGCGTCCGTTCCGACCGCACCTATCGTTCGTTGGGATTGCGCCTGCACGACTACTTCATCGCGCGGTCCATCGACCTGCTGAAGCCGGGCGCACTCGCCGCCTTCGTGACGAGTTCCGGGACGATGGACAAGGGCGGCAGTACGGCGCGCGAACACATCGCGAGATCCGCCGACCTGATCGCCGCCATCCGCCTGCCCGAGAGCAGTTTCCGCGCCGACGCCGGCACGGACGTTGTCGTTGACGTGCTGTTCTTCCGCAAGCGCAAGGTCGCCGAACAGGAAGGCGACCTGTCCTGGCTCGACCTCGACGAGGTGCAGCCGGCATCGCAGGATGAAGGCGCGATCCGCGTCAATCGCTGGTTCGCCCAGCATCCCGATTTCGTGCTCGGCACGCATGGGCTGACCTCGGGACCTTTCGGCGAGAGCTATACCTGCCTGCCGCGCGCCGGCGTCGATCTCAGCACAGCTCTCGACGCGGCCATCCGTCTCCTTCCGGGAGCCCTTTATGACGGCGAACCCAGCGAGATCGGTTTCGATCTGGAGGATGCCGACGATCGCGATGATGCTGATCTGCCGGCCGGGCGGTATGTCCGCGAAGGCAGCTTCTTCGTCGACAATGCCCGCGGCCTCATGCAGCTCATCGATGGCACGCCCGTTGCCGTGCAGGTCCGCAAAGGCCGCAGCGCCGAAGGCATTCCGGAAAAGCAGGTCCGCATCATTCGCAAGATGATCCCGATCCGAGACGCGGTGCGTGAGGTGCTCAAATGCCAGGAGCAGGATCGACCCTGGAAGGACGCACAGGTGCGTCTGCGCATCGCCTGGTCGAGCTTCGTGCGCGATTTCGGCCCAATCAACCACACGACCGTGTCTGTCACGGAGGACGAGGATAGCGGCGAGGTGCGCGAGACGCATCGCCGGCCCAACATCCAGCCCCTCCTCGACGATCCCGATTGCTGGCTCGTCGCCTCGATCGAGACCTACGATCTCGATACCGACACGGCCAAGCCCGGGCCGATCTTCTCCGAGCGCGTGATCGCGCCGCCGGCAGCGCCGGTCATCACCTCGGCGGCCGATGCGCTCGCTGTCGTGCTCAATGAGCGCGGGCGCGTCGATCTCGAGCATATCGCCGAGCTGCTGCATCAGGATGTTGCTGGCGTCATCGCGGAACTCGGCGACGCGATCTTCCAGGATCCGGCCGATGGTTCATGGCAGACGGCGGATGCTTATCTCTCCGGTCCGGTGCGCGACAAGCTGAAGGCGGCCGAAGCCGCCGCGGCGCTCGATCCCAGCTTCGAGCGCAATGCACGCGCGCTTGCTGAGGTCCAGCCGGCCGATCTCGGCCCCTCAGAAATCACCGCCCGGCTCGGCGCACCCTGGATTCCGGCCGCGGACGTCGTCGCCTTCGTCAAGGAGACGATGGGCGCCGAAATCCGCATCCACCATATGCCCGAACTGGCGTCATGGACCGTGGAGGCGCGTCAGCTCGGCTGGGCGGCGGCGGGCACCTCGGAATGGGGCACGGATCGGCGGCATGCCGGCGAATTGCTCGCCGATGCGCTCAACAGCCGCGTGCCGCAGATCTTCGATACCGTGAAGGACAGCGACAGCGAGCGCCGCGTGCTCAGCGTCGTCGATACGGAGGCCGCGAAGGAGAAACTTCAGAAGATCAAGACCGCCTTCCAGGCCTGGGTCTGGTCCGATCCCGATCGCACCGATCGCCTGGCCAGGGTCTATAATGATCGCTTCAACAATATCGCGCCGCGCAAATTCGACGGCTCGCATCTGAAGCTCCCGGGCGCCTCAGGCGCCTTTGTGCTTTATGGGCACCAGAAACGCGGCATCTGGCGCATCATCGCGGCGGGCTCGACCTATCTCGCGCACGCCGTCGGCGCCGGCAAGACCATGACGATGGCCGCCGGCATCATGGAGCAACGCCGGCTCGGCCTGATCGCCAAGGCGATGCTCGTCGTTCCCGGTCACTGCCTGGCGCAGGTCGCACGCGAGTTCCTCGCGCTCTATCCATCCGCCCGGATTCTCGTGGCCGACGAAACCAATTTCACCAAGGACAAGCGCGCCCGGTTCCTGTCGCGTGCCGCGACCGCGACATGGGACGCGATCATCATCACGCATTCGGCCTTCCGCTTCATTGGCGTGCCGTCGGCTTTCGAGCAGCAGATGATCCAGGACGAGCTCGAACTGTTCGAGACCCTGCTGACCAAGGTCGAGAGGGACGACCGCGTCTCGCGCAAGCGCCTCGAGCGCTTGAAGGAAGGGCTGAAGGAGCGGTTGGAGGCGCTCGCGACGCGCAAGGACGATCTCCTCACCATCGCCGAGATCGGCTTCGATCAGATTATCGTCGACGAGGCGCAGGAGTTCAGAAAACTCTCCTTCGCCACCAACATGTCGACGCTGAAGGGCGTCGATCCGAACGGCTCGCAGCGCGCCTGGGATCTCTATGTGAAGTCGCGCTTCATCGAGACGAAGAACCCGGGCCGGGCGCTCGTCCTGGCCTCAGGGACTCCGATCACAAATACGCTCGGCGAGATGTTCTCGGTGCAGCGGCTGATGGACCATGCGGCGCTGCTGCAGCGTGGCCTGCACGAGTTCGATGCCTGGGCGAGCACGTTCGGCGACACCACGACCGAGCTCGAATTGCAGCCCTCCGGCAAATATAAGCCGGTTTCCCGCTTCGCCAGCTTCGTCAATGTGCCCGAGCTGATTGCGATGTTCCGCTCCTTCGCCGATGTCGTGATGCCTGAGGATCTGCGGCTGTATGTGAAGGTTCCGGCGATCGCGACCGGGCGGCGTCAGATCGTCACCGCCAAGCCGACGGGCGCGTTCAAGCGCTACCAGCTCCAGCTCGACGCCCGCATCAAGGCGATCGAGCAGCGTGACCGGCCGCCGGAGCCCGGCGACGACATTCTGCTCTCCGTCATCACCGATGGCCGCCATGCCGCGATCGATCTGCGCCTGGTCGATGCCGACAACGACAATGAGCCCGACAACAAGCTCAACCGGATGATCGACACCGTCTTCCGCATCTGGCGGGAGACGCAAGCGCACAGGTACCTCCAGCCGGACGGCAAGCCCTACGAGCTGCCGGGCGCCGCGCAGATGATCTTCTCGGATCTCGGCACGATCAGCGTCGAGAAGATCAGGGGATTTTCCGCCTATCGCTGGGTCCGGGATGAGCTCGTTCGCCGCGGCGTGCCGGCGGCCGAAATCGCCTTCATGCAGGACTACAGGAAATCCGAGGCGAAGCAGCGGCTGTTCGGCGATATCCGCGCCGGCCGCGTTCGCGTCGTGATCGGTTCGTCCGAGACGATGGGGACCGGCGTCAACGCGCAGCTTAGGCTCAAGGCGCTGCACCATCTCGACGTGCCCTGGCTGCCATCGCAGATCGAGCAGCGGGAAGGTCGCATCGTCCGCCAGGGTAATCAGCACGATGTGGTCGAGATCTATGCCTACGCCACCGAGGGCTCGCTCGATGCCACCATGTGGCAGAATAACGAGCGCAAGGCCCGCTTCATCGCCGCGGCGCTCTCGGGAGACACCTCGATCCGCCGGCTCGAGGATCTCGGCGAGGGCCAGGCCAACCAGTTCGCCATGGCCAAGGCGATCGCGTCGGGCGACCAGCGGCTGATGCAGAAGGCGGGTCTCGAAGCCGACATCGCCCGACTCGAACGCCTGCGAGCTGCCCATCTCGATGATCAGCATGCCGTGCGCCGGCAGATCCGTGACGCGGAGCGCGACATCGACGTCTCGACCCGCCGTATCCCCGAGATCGGCGAGGACATCGAGCGCCTTGTTCCGACCGCTGGCGAGGCCTTCACGATGACCGTCACAGGCAAACAGTTCGCCGAGCGTAAAGAGGCGGGCAGGGCGCTCATGAAGGAGATCCTGACGCTCGTGCAGCGCCAGCACGAGGGCGAGGCCGTCATCGCGTCAATCGGCGGCTTCGAGCTCGCCTATTCCGGCGAGCGTTTCGGCCGCGACGGCTATCACTTCAGCACGATATTGCTGCGGACGAATTCCGAACAGGAGATCAACCTGCCCATGACGGTGACGCCGCTCGGCGCCATCGCCCGCCTCGAACATGCGCTCGATGAGTTCGAGGTCGAACTGGAACGCTATCGCCAGCGCCTGGCGGATGCTAGGCGCCGGCTCGTCTCCTACCAGTCGCGTGGGGAGGGGGAGTTCGCCTTCGCCAATGAGCTCGGTGAGAAGCGCCGCCAGCTCATGGAGATCGAGCGAGCGCTTGCCCTTGATGTCGAGAGGAGCGGAGAGGGCAATGCGATTGCGGCTTAGGCGGCCGTCCCGCGCAGCTCTTCGACCAGCTCGGGGTGATGGTCGAGGAGACGAAGCAACTGGCTGGTCGGGCCGCTCGGCTCGACCAGGCCACGCTCATATTTGTCGAACGCGTTCTCGCCGACCCTCAACAGGCCCCCTGCCTCGCGCTGCGACAGTCGCAGTTTCTCGCGGACCCGCTTGATGGTGGTCGGCGAGGGGATGCCCTCGATCTCTTCCTTCAGGTTGCGCAACGCCATGTCGGTGACAGCCATGTCGTCGCCGACATGCACGCCCTCGTCACCATTCTCCGGATAGTAGCCCGGCAGCTCCACGGTGATGCTCTTGCCCTTGTAGCTGACGATGAAGGGACGCACGTCGCGGCGCAGCGTCTCCCCGGTCTCCGGAGAGACCATCGTCTCGGGCAGCTTCTGCTTCGACAGCGCCATGGTCATTTCTCCTTGAACGACATCACCGTGAACTCGGTGATGATGTCCGCCTGGAACTTGATGTAGAGCATCAGGCCCCGCGCCGGCACATGATAGACGTCCTGCAAGATGCGATGATCGGCGAAGGCCGTCATCGACTTGTAGAACATGCGCCGTTCAATCCCGACGATCGTCTCGGCCACGCCGGCCCGATCGAAGCCCAGCGCCGTCGCATCGCGTAGGGCGGACGACGTCATCGCGAACTGGTCGACCGATCCGAAGGCTGCCTTGATCGCTTCGAGATCATAGGTCGGGCGGCGCTTCTCCATGGCTCCATATGCCACCATTAAGGTGGCAATTCAAGAAGGGGGAAGAAGGAGGAAAGAAGGGTTCCGTCGCGGATCGGCAGGACCGGCAGCGCTGACGCTCAAGCGCCGCGGTCGCGATCCCCGCCCGTCATCCTCGCAGGGCTTCCAGCCCCGCTCGGCCATCCGGCCAGTGATGCTCCGCCGCAATTGTGCCGGCCCGCCCGCTCCGCGGGCCGGGAGGTGTCTTCGGGAAGAAGACGGAAAAGGACCGGCGAAGGGCCGCGTCCGGCAACCTCTTATGGAGCATCTCCATGCATCTCACCAAAGTCGATCCGCGCGCGCTGAAGGACAATCCCGATCGCTCGCGCCAGACGAAATCCTCACCCCAGGCGGACGCGTTGCTGCTGGCGACGATCAAGGCGGTCGGCGTCGTGCAGCCGCCCGTCATCGCGCCCGAAACGGGCGGCGGCAACGGCTTCATCATCGACTCTGGCCACCGGCGCGTGAAACAGGCCATCGCCGCAGGCCTCGAAGAAATCGATGTCATCGTGGTCGAGCCCTTCAATGACAACGGTGCCATGCGCTCGATGGTCGAGAACCTCGCCAGGGAGGCCCTCAATCCGGTCGATCTCTGGCGCTCAATCGAACGGCTTATTGCCCTCGGCTGGACCGAGGAAGCGACCGCCATCGCGCTCGCTTTGCCGGTGCGCCAGATCAAAAAGCTGCGCTTGCTCGCCAACGTTCTGCCCGCGATGCTCGACCAGATGGCCAAGGGCGACATGCCTGACGAGCGTCAGCTTCGGACGATCGCCGTGGCCGCGCTCGATGAGCAGAAGGAGGTCTGGAAGAAGCACAAGCCGTCCAAGGGCGATCCGCAGGTGTCGTGGTGGAGCGTCGCCCAGGCGCTGCAGAAGAAGCGAATGTATGCGCGCGATGCCAGCTTCGGTGATGATCTCGCCCAGGCTTACGGCATCGAATGGGCGGAGGACCTGTTCGCGCCGGGTGATCAGGACAATCGCTATACCACCAATGTTGAGGCCTTCCTCGGTGCCCAGCAGGAATGGATGACCAACAACCTTCCCAAGAAGGGGATCATCACCGAGGTCAACAGCTGGGGCCAGGCCGAATTGCCCAAGAAGGCCGAGCGTGTTCACGGCAAGCCGGGCAAGGGCGATTGCACGGCGATGTATCTGGATCGCGAAGGCCGGGTTCAGGCCGTGCATTACCGCATGCCTGACGTGAAGAAGCCGAAGGGGAATTCGGCCGATGGCTCCGATGTCGCGGACGACGGTGGTGTCGGGTCCGTCGCCAAGCCTCGTCCCGACGTCACCCGCAAGGGCATCGAGATGATCGGCGACTATCGCACCGATGCGCTGCATGAGGCGCTCGGCCGGGCTCCG
Above is a window of Hyphomicrobiales bacterium DNA encoding:
- a CDS encoding conserved hypothetical protein (Evidence 4 : Unknown function but conserved in other organisms), which produces MFTFSVTEVRAVIMRGRIDAFNNGGFRNPYYGLRPGEGEKPGLWLVGDEGVYALSNGKLAEGQRPLVVYAEECDPKTNPDYWHYKRQHFGGDDGIEFLDAEMLMKLITGSPTATHLTITMTDASLSVSLIRR
- a CDS encoding Lactate dehydrogenase, which encodes MAQDDPFTIDLFGNTALSSGLGLGVTAFAGDFTVESNDDDDPEPPTPAPAVARQAVARPASAVARPRGSNFYLAGDRALAKGWKARARDNIRAIRLAAEIEAADRPATREEQAHLIRFTGFGASGLANGVFRRPGETAFRQSWEELGAELQDAVSEGDYASLARCTQYAHFTPEFIVRAIWAGLQRLGWRGGRVLEPGIGTGLFPALMPKSLRNVSHVTGVELDPVTARIARLLQPRARIIGGDFARTDLPASFDLAIGNPPFSDRSVRSDRTYRSLGLRLHDYFIARSIDLLKPGALAAFVTSSGTMDKGGSTAREHIARSADLIAAIRLPESSFRADAGTDVVVDVLFFRKRKVAEQEGDLSWLDLDEVQPASQDEGAIRVNRWFAQHPDFVLGTHGLTSGPFGESYTCLPRAGVDLSTALDAAIRLLPGALYDGEPSEIGFDLEDADDRDDADLPAGRYVREGSFFVDNARGLMQLIDGTPVAVQVRKGRSAEGIPEKQVRIIRKMIPIRDAVREVLKCQEQDRPWKDAQVRLRIAWSSFVRDFGPINHTTVSVTEDEDSGEVRETHRRPNIQPLLDDPDCWLVASIETYDLDTDTAKPGPIFSERVIAPPAAPVITSAADALAVVLNERGRVDLEHIAELLHQDVAGVIAELGDAIFQDPADGSWQTADAYLSGPVRDKLKAAEAAAALDPSFERNARALAEVQPADLGPSEITARLGAPWIPAADVVAFVKETMGAEIRIHHMPELASWTVEARQLGWAAAGTSEWGTDRRHAGELLADALNSRVPQIFDTVKDSDSERRVLSVVDTEAAKEKLQKIKTAFQAWVWSDPDRTDRLARVYNDRFNNIAPRKFDGSHLKLPGASGAFVLYGHQKRGIWRIIAAGSTYLAHAVGAGKTMTMAAGIMEQRRLGLIAKAMLVVPGHCLAQVAREFLALYPSARILVADETNFTKDKRARFLSRAATATWDAIIITHSAFRFIGVPSAFEQQMIQDELELFETLLTKVERDDRVSRKRLERLKEGLKERLEALATRKDDLLTIAEIGFDQIIVDEAQEFRKLSFATNMSTLKGVDPNGSQRAWDLYVKSRFIETKNPGRALVLASGTPITNTLGEMFSVQRLMDHAALLQRGLHEFDAWASTFGDTTTELELQPSGKYKPVSRFASFVNVPELIAMFRSFADVVMPEDLRLYVKVPAIATGRRQIVTAKPTGAFKRYQLQLDARIKAIEQRDRPPEPGDDILLSVITDGRHAAIDLRLVDADNDNEPDNKLNRMIDTVFRIWRETQAHRYLQPDGKPYELPGAAQMIFSDLGTISVEKIRGFSAYRWVRDELVRRGVPAAEIAFMQDYRKSEAKQRLFGDIRAGRVRVVIGSSETMGTGVNAQLRLKALHHLDVPWLPSQIEQREGRIVRQGNQHDVVEIYAYATEGSLDATMWQNNERKARFIAAALSGDTSIRRLEDLGEGQANQFAMAKAIASGDQRLMQKAGLEADIARLERLRAAHLDDQHAVRRQIRDAERDIDVSTRRIPEIGEDIERLVPTAGEAFTMTVTGKQFAERKEAGRALMKEILTLVQRQHEGEAVIASIGGFELAYSGERFGRDGYHFSTILLRTNSEQEINLPMTVTPLGAIARLEHALDEFEVELERYRQRLADARRRLVSYQSRGEGEFAFANELGEKRRQLMEIERALALDVERSGEGNAIAA
- a CDS encoding XRE family transcriptional regulator; protein product: MALSKQKLPETMVSPETGETLRRDVRPFIVSYKGKSITVELPGYYPENGDEGVHVGDDMAVTDMALRNLKEEIEGIPSPTTIKRVREKLRLSQREAGGLLRVGENAFDKYERGLVEPSGPTSQLLRLLDHHPELVEELRGTAA
- a CDS encoding putative mRNA interferase toxin MqsR (Evidence 3 : Putative function from multiple computational evidences), with amino-acid sequence MVAYGAMEKRRPTYDLEAIKAAFGSVDQFAMTSSALRDATALGFDRAGVAETIVGIERRMFYKSMTAFADHRILQDVYHVPARGLMLYIKFQADIITEFTVMSFKEK
- the parB gene encoding Peptide transporter is translated as MHLTKVDPRALKDNPDRSRQTKSSPQADALLLATIKAVGVVQPPVIAPETGGGNGFIIDSGHRRVKQAIAAGLEEIDVIVVEPFNDNGAMRSMVENLAREALNPVDLWRSIERLIALGWTEEATAIALALPVRQIKKLRLLANVLPAMLDQMAKGDMPDERQLRTIAVAALDEQKEVWKKHKPSKGDPQVSWWSVAQALQKKRMYARDASFGDDLAQAYGIEWAEDLFAPGDQDNRYTTNVEAFLGAQQEWMTNNLPKKGIITEVNSWGQAELPKKAERVHGKPGKGDCTAMYLDREGRVQAVHYRMPDVKKPKGNSADGSDVADDGGVGSVAKPRPDVTRKGIEMIGDYRTDALHEALGRAPIEDDTLMALLILAFTGQNVSVTTGAGGVYYGHSRLARHAVALFDAEGHLACDVDTLRIAARSMLIEVLSCRENATKSGIVARVAGETIGANAFLPNMGTDDFLSCLSRPALEASCKDTPVLPRQRVRDTRAALVEHYKEGHFVHSAARFAPDEAELSKWLSSNAVAANDDEEGEEAAEEAIGEDPADQEPGEFLDAAE